From Rhodococcus sp. B7740:
CCACGATGCCCGACGCGTCCCCGCGGGGACGTTGTCACGAGGCGATGCGCCGGGCACGGGAGTCGGCCGCGACACATCCGGCACCCTCTGGGCAGCGAATGCCCTACATGGCCGAAGCACGCAAGTCTCTCGCGCGCTTTCCCAGTCCGCTGCGCGGCACGTGGTTGACGTCGCTGTTCGGCGCAGTTCTGCTCGTCGCGCTGCCGATAGTCATCGCGACGGGATTGCTCTCGTACAGCGCGTACGGTCCACAGTTCGGCCAGGCCAGGCCGGGTGCCGTCGGGTGGCTGCGCTTGCCGTTCTTCGACTGGCCGACGAATCCGGCATGGCTCTACCAGCTCACGCAGGGTCTGCACGTCGGACTCGGCCTGATCATCGTGCCGCTCGTCATCGCCAAACTGTGGTCGGTGATGCCCAAGCTCTTCGAACTACCACCGGTGCGATCGCCGGCACATGCGCTCGAACGACTGTCGCTGCTGGCACTGGTCGGGGGCCTGCTGTTCGAGATCGTGACGGGTGTTCTCAACATTCAGTACGACTACGTGTTCGGTTTCGACTTCTACGCCGCTCACTACTTCGGTGCCTGGGTGTTCATCTCCGGATTCCTCGTACACCTCGCGCTCAAGGTCCCGCTGATGTGGAGGACCCTGAGGTCGGAGTCGTTGATGGACGTACTGCGCGCCAGGAACGAAGCTCCGGAACAGCAGAAGAACGACGACCGACCGGCGACCATGGGTCGACGCGGTGCCATCGGATTGGTCGCTGCCGGAATGGGATTCGTTGCCGTGTTGACGGTAGGACAGACGGTCGGCGGAGTGCTGCGCAAGGCCGCGATCCTGCTGCCCCGCGGACGCTCGTACGGCGACGGCCCCAACGACTTTCAGATCAACCGAACGGCCGAAGCGGCCGGGATCACCGAGGCGCAGACCGGGCCCGACTGGCAACTGACGATCAGCAGCGCGGCCGAGGACGCCGTCCCGATCGTGCTGTCCCGCGGCAGGCTGCTGTCGATGCCGCAGCGCACTGCCGAACTGCCGATCGCGTGCGTCGAAGGATGGTCCACCACGCAGACGTGGACCGGTGTCCCGTTGGCCGAACTCGCTGCGCTGGCGGGCGTACCCGCACCGCGATCGGCTGAGGTGAGCTCGCTGGAGCAGAACGGAGCCTTCACTCGTGCGGTGTTGCAGGGAAATCAAGCGGCGCACCCGAATTCGTTGCTGGCCTTGAAAGTCAACGGTGTCGATCTCTCGCTCGATCACGGATTCCCCGCGCGAGTGATCGTTCCTGCCCTTCCGGGTGTCCACAACACCAAGTGGGTTGCTCGCATCGTGTTCCGTTCGTGACTTCCAGCTGTGGCTGTTCAAACCTCCGTCGATGGTAAAGAATCGGTGATCGGCGGCCCGTGGGGCCGCCGACGAGGGTCACTCCCTCGCCTGGATGAGTTCCGAAGGTCATGACATCATGCTTGCTTTGTCCAGAAGCCTCCTCGTCGCAAGTGCAGCTCTCACACTGCTGTTCGCCGCAGGCTGTTCATCGTCCGAAGCCGGCAACGCCGTCGCTGCCGACACCACAGCCGCCTCGACGTCCGCCGCTACCAGCACCACCGACGGCGTCTCGGGCCAAGAGGGCATCGACGCCGGCGGCTCCACCGACATCGATGTCGAGATCGGTCAGTGCGTCCAACTCGGCGGGACGATGACGGCCGCCACCATCGACAACGCCGAATGCGGCAGCATGGAATCGAACTACAAGGTGATCGCCAAGGCCGAGCAGAACGAGCAGTGCCCCACCGACGTCAATCAGACCTACTACGAGACGCTCGACGGTGTGGAACAGGGCGCACTGTGCCTCGACGTCGACTGGGTGGTCGGCGGCTGCATGAGCGTGCCCACCGTGGGTATGGACGAGCCCTCACGGGTCGACTGCGGCGACCCCGACGCCACCGACGTCGAACAGGTCACCGAAATCAAGACCGGTACCGCCGATCCCAACGAATGCCCCGAGGGCGGATTCGCTTACGACGCCAGGCAATTCGTCGTCTGCACCACGACGATCTCCTAGTCGAGCTGCGCCGTCACCATCTGCGTGACGTAGCGGTAGTCCACGTAGCCGTGGCGGGCGATGGCCGCGTGCACTGCGCCCAGGACCTCGCCGCGGCGCCGGTCGTCCAGGGCGAGATGGCTCGAGTACGTGGCGGCCATGGCGCAGAACTCGTCTGCGGAGTAGCGCTGGACCCACTCGTACGTCGAGGTCGTCCACGGACCGAAGCCGGCAGCGCGCGGCACGTTGGACTCCGGTTGCGTACCGAGAGAACGCACCAACAGGTGCGCCACTTCGGGCTCGGTTGCGTCGTAGGCCGCCCTGACCGCTTCCCATGCCGGGCCATCGAGGTCGCCCGGCATGTTCCACCACAACCGAAGGGAACCGCCGGGGACCAATGCGCGGGCCGCCACTGCAGCTCCTTGCTCGTGGTTCACCCAATGCCAGGATTGGGCTGCAACGACCACATCGAACGCCGCCGCCGGGGCTGCACAATCCTCGAACCGCGACACCTGCACTTCGACGTCGAGGTTCTCGGTGCGCCGCCGAACCAGCTCTGCCATAGCCGAATCCGGTTCCACCGCAACAACGGACGCGCCGAGTTCGGCCAACGCAACTGTGGCTTTGCCGGTACCTGCCCCCGCCTCGAGCACTCGCATCCCGTCGCCCGCCGCGATGTCCGCGTACAGCTCGGCCGGGTAGCCGGGACGGGCCCGGTCGTAGTTCTCGGCAACCTTGCCGAAGCTCAATGCACGCGATGACTGCTGTCCGTCGGTCACCGCATCGACGGTACCGAGGGTCGACTTGCCAGGAACCGTGCGTTTCGTAAAGAGTGAGACAGCTCACTGAGCAGACCCCGCACGCGAGGAGAGTCGATGACCGAGACCACTGCACCTCCGAAATGGAAGGTGGTCGGCCCCGGACTGGTGGTCGCCGCAACCGGCATCGGGGCTGCCGACCTCGTCGCGACACTGGTGGCGGGCTCGCGCTACGGCTACGCCCTGCTCTGGGTCATCATCGTCGGTGTCGTCATGAAAGTCGTTCTGGTGGAAGGTGCCGGCCGCTACACGTTGGCGTCGGGCAACACGATCTTCCAGGGCTGGCGTTCGCTGGGAAAGTGGACGACGGCGTATTTCGCTCCCTACATCGTGATCTGGGGGTTCGTCTACGGAGCGGCAGCGATGTCGTCGAGCGCGTTGCCGATCGTCGCACTGTTCCCCGCTTTGGATCTCAAGGTCGTCGCCATCGCGTCCGGACTCCTCGGCTTCGCGCTGATCTGGCTGGGTAGCTACGGATTCTTCGAGAAGATCATCACCGTCTTCGTCGGCATCATGTTCGTGACCGTGATCGGTGCTGCGGTAGTGGCGGTTCCCAACGTCCCCGCGATCGTCAAGGGCATCGTCCCCACCATTCCCGACGGCTCCATCGTGTACGTCCTCGGCCTTGCCGGTGGCGTCGGTGGCACCATCACGCTCGCCGCGTACGGCTACTGGCTGCGCGAGAAAGGCTGGATCACACCGAAATTCATGCGCGTCATGCGTATCGACAATTCGATGGCCTACGTCATCTCCGGCATCTTCGTCCTCGCGATGCTCATCGTCGGTGCCGAACTGCTGTACTCGTCGCAGATCGCGATCTCCACCGGCGATCAGGGCTTGATCCAACTCTCCGACGTGCTCGCGGACCGCTACGGGACGGTGTTCGGCTACGTGTTCCTCATCGGATTCTGGTCCGCGTCGTTCTCGTCGCTGATCGGGGTGTGGAACGGCGTGAGCCTGATGTTCGCGGA
This genomic window contains:
- a CDS encoding Nramp family divalent metal transporter, translated to MTETTAPPKWKVVGPGLVVAATGIGAADLVATLVAGSRYGYALLWVIIVGVVMKVVLVEGAGRYTLASGNTIFQGWRSLGKWTTAYFAPYIVIWGFVYGAAAMSSSALPIVALFPALDLKVVAIASGLLGFALIWLGSYGFFEKIITVFVGIMFVTVIGAAVVAVPNVPAIVKGIVPTIPDGSIVYVLGLAGGVGGTITLAAYGYWLREKGWITPKFMRVMRIDNSMAYVISGIFVLAMLIVGAELLYSSQIAISTGDQGLIQLSDVLADRYGTVFGYVFLIGFWSASFSSLIGVWNGVSLMFADFVGNLKGLEQGHPETRVGGKYFRWYVAWLTFPPMALLWLDQPIGLVLAYGVLGAVFMPFLAVTLLILLNSDRVPKQWRNGWFTNLTLGVCAFLFAWLAVDQVLDALDKYVY
- a CDS encoding molybdopterin-dependent oxidoreductase gives rise to the protein MPYMAEARKSLARFPSPLRGTWLTSLFGAVLLVALPIVIATGLLSYSAYGPQFGQARPGAVGWLRLPFFDWPTNPAWLYQLTQGLHVGLGLIIVPLVIAKLWSVMPKLFELPPVRSPAHALERLSLLALVGGLLFEIVTGVLNIQYDYVFGFDFYAAHYFGAWVFISGFLVHLALKVPLMWRTLRSESLMDVLRARNEAPEQQKNDDRPATMGRRGAIGLVAAGMGFVAVLTVGQTVGGVLRKAAILLPRGRSYGDGPNDFQINRTAEAAGITEAQTGPDWQLTISSAAEDAVPIVLSRGRLLSMPQRTAELPIACVEGWSTTQTWTGVPLAELAALAGVPAPRSAEVSSLEQNGAFTRAVLQGNQAAHPNSLLALKVNGVDLSLDHGFPARVIVPALPGVHNTKWVARIVFRS
- the lppU gene encoding LppU family putative lipoprotein, which produces MLALSRSLLVASAALTLLFAAGCSSSEAGNAVAADTTAASTSAATSTTDGVSGQEGIDAGGSTDIDVEIGQCVQLGGTMTAATIDNAECGSMESNYKVIAKAEQNEQCPTDVNQTYYETLDGVEQGALCLDVDWVVGGCMSVPTVGMDEPSRVDCGDPDATDVEQVTEIKTGTADPNECPEGGFAYDARQFVVCTTTIS
- a CDS encoding class I SAM-dependent methyltransferase, translating into MTDGQQSSRALSFGKVAENYDRARPGYPAELYADIAAGDGMRVLEAGAGTGKATVALAELGASVVAVEPDSAMAELVRRRTENLDVEVQVSRFEDCAAPAAAFDVVVAAQSWHWVNHEQGAAVAARALVPGGSLRLWWNMPGDLDGPAWEAVRAAYDATEPEVAHLLVRSLGTQPESNVPRAAGFGPWTTSTYEWVQRYSADEFCAMAATYSSHLALDDRRRGEVLGAVHAAIARHGYVDYRYVTQMVTAQLD